The DNA sequence ATGGACGCGTATCCTGACGGCAGCAGTTTTATTGACCGGGATGTTTGTGGCCCTCTACGTGATCCAGTCAGGGACGCGACCGGTGGTGGCGATTGTCGCTGCCCAGGCGGTGACCGTTGTGGCGGCCCCTCTGGCTGCAGGTGCGTTATTGCTGCTGACGAGCAGTAAAAAAGTGATGGGCGAACATCGGAACGGAATCGGGGTGAATATTCTGGCCAGCATCGGCTTTCTGCTATTGCTGGGAATGGCTTGGTATATTGCGAGTGAGAAAGTGCTGCCCCAGATTCAGAAAATGCGGGGTGCATCCACGGCGATGATTCAGGTTGAACCTGTGGAAACGAAACTTGCGCTTCAAAACAGGAACTGAGAGTGTTATGAAACGTCTGAGTGTGAATGTCTGTCTGATCTGCTGCGTGGTTCTCTTCGCACTGCCCGTGCAGGCTGCGGAACAAAAGCAGGACCAGCGCCCGAACATCATCTTTATTCTGCTCGATAACGTAGGCAAGGACTGGTTCCGCTGTTACGGGAGTTCGGAAAATCAGACGCCGACCATCGATCATCTGGCTTATAACGGTCTGCGGTTTCGCAACTGTTATGTGACGCCGGTCTGCAGTACGACGCGGCATATGCTGCTTACGGGACGCTACCCGTTCCGTTCGGGCTGGCATACGCACCACGATCCCGCGATTTACGGGGGTGGCTATTTTGACTGGAACCGGGAAATCTGCTTCGCCCGGATTCTGCGTGATGCAGGGTATAACACGTGTATCTCCGGGAAGTGGCAGATCAATGATCTGTTCGATCCCGCACAGAAAGACGCTCTGATCGAGCATGGATTTCAGGAGTACTGTATTTTTCCGGAAGGGAAAAAAGGGCATCCGGCTCATAAGAAACGCTACTGGGATCCGTATGTGATTCAGAATGGGAAGCGGCTGGATACGCAGGGGAAATTCGGTCCGGATATTTTTACCGACTACCTGATTGAGTATATGAAGACGCATCGGGATAAGCCGTTCTGTGCTTATTACTCTACGATTCTGACTCACATCCCCGTGGTGCATACGCCGCATAATCTGGGAGAAGACCTGACGCCGCGTGAGCAGTTTGCGGGCATGCTGAATTATTCCGATTACCTGATCGGGCGGCTTGTCAAGGCGCTGGACGAACTGGGTATCCGCGACAATACGATTCTGTTTATCGTGCCCGATAACGGGACAGATAACGGGACCGACCAGAATGCGGAACAGAGCCTGGGAGGCCGGATCAACGGTCGTGTTTCGGGAGAGGGGATCTACTCGCTGAAAGAGCAGGGCATTAACATGCCACTGATTATCAATTGTCCGAAGCTGGTGGGCAGAGAACGGGTCAGCGATGACCTGATTGATGCGGCCGATTTTCTGCCGACACTGGCTGATCTGGCCGACGCCCCGCTGCCATCGGGAGTGACGATTGACGGCAGGTCGTTTGCACCGCAGATTCTGGATCAGCCCCGTGAGGAGCCCTGGCGTCCGTGGTGTCTGACCCAGTATTACAAGCAGCGGGTGGTTCGCGATCAGCGGTTCAAGCTGTATTCCACCGGCGAGTTTTATGATCTGTCGGAGGACCCGCTCGAGCAGCACGACTTGTCGGGAACCGAACGCGTGAAAACCGATCGGGCGACAGGAACGTCGCACGCGGAACTGCAGGCGGTGCTGGATTCGCTGCCGGAAAACGCGAAGCTGCCCTGGGAGTTTCGCAGTATCTCGGCGCGGAAAATTCGGGCTGAAGAAGCGCGTCAGAAAGAAGCGGAGAAGTCGGGCAACTAGTTTGCTCGCGTAAATTGACAGTTCCCGCCGTGTCCCGCTGACACTTGTGTGATCCGTTCGAGCGGGATGAATCTGCACTGCGCATGTTGTCAGCTTCATTGTATTCATCTCTGTGTGCACGCGACGGTCGGGTACAATGGATTCCAATGACCATTCCTGGCGGGGCTGATACCCTGCGGCTCATTCGTCTTGCTTGTGTTGACTGATGGTGAGATTGTGTGGAACGGCGCGCGGGGGTCAAGGGGAGCTTGTGCTTTGAATTCTCCATGAAAGATCTGAGTTTCGTGTGAGTTGCCTGTGAAATGCTCTAAATGTGATCCGAAATGATTTGAAATCGTACGAGACATTAAGAAGTAGTGCTGAGGGTTCCGGTGAAAAGGTTGAAAAATCGACGGCGATTCAGGTGCATCTGGATGACTGGTCACGCAGATTCCAGTGCTCATTTCGTCCGCCTCGCGCGCGAAGCACAATTGCGATAATTTATGATTGGGGGAGAGCGGATCAAGTTCAGTTTGAGCAGTGGTGGGGGCAGGAATGGTCAGGTGTCAAATGAGTGGGGAGGGCGAATCCCGTTTATCAGAAGTGGGGAGTCGTTTCCCTGTGTTGGGAATTTGTTAGCACCCACTATGGGTTGCTATGGTGATCGAATGTGATATGGCGGGGTGCGTTTGCAAGTCCATTTACTATATATGGTTATGTTAAATGGCTTTGATTGGTACAAGCCTGGGAACTGATTTGCATGCGACTTGGATTGACTGACTGGAACCCGCTGCGGTGAAATTTCTCAAATTGACGCAAATTGCAAAATCTGGTCTTTAAGTTCAATAAAGCTTGTATATGATGGGTGAGTTAAAGCTTGAAAATAAGCGGATTCAGCTTGTTTTTTCAGTTTCCTACCCCTTTGCTCTCTGCTGCATTGATTGCTGACTGTGAGCCGACAACAAGCGAGCCCATTTGGATGAGGGGCGGAGCCCGAGTAATTTCAATTTGCGCTACCTGTGCGGAAATTATTATGAATAAATAAGTCAGGTTCAGATATCAAATCTGATTTCCTGACACATTTAAGAGCCTCCCGTGCCACCCAGGCACATCTGTCAATGAATGAGACAGATCAGAGTTTTGTTGTTTTTAGCTAATTAGAAGAGAATTTGGAGATTTTAGAGGATGGTTTATCCTGTTGCTGAAGTTGTACGTCTACTGCCATCATCCCGACTGCCTGAATATACGTTTGTGCCTGGCAAGAGTTTGCCGCATCCCTATCGTGATCCCAAGGGCCACAGCTACGGTAATAAGCCGAAGCCCCCGAAGGCGCTCACGCAGGAAAACTGGATGGAGCACCGGAACTATCTGAACGCGATCGACTTCTTCAACCTGGGCTACTACTGGGAAGCCCATGATGAATGGGAGCGTCTGTTACGCGTCTGTGGTCCGGATTCGATTCCAGGCCGTTTCCTGAAGGGACTGGTCAAGCTGTCCGCTGCCGGTATCAAAGTTCGCGAAGGCAGTATTCATGGTGTGCGTCGTCATGCTGCTTCCGCTGGTGAAGTATTTGCAGACGTGGCCGCGGAGTCAAACGCCGATCATTACTGTGGACTGGAACTGACTCGCTTGCAGTTCGCTGCAGACCGGGCTGCTCAGTTGAAGTATCCCGATGATCTGACGATGGGCGAACCGATTCGCGTCTTCCCCTTCCTGCTGGAACCAGAACCGTTCCCGCTGGGCTAGGTTGCCAAGATTGATCTGCTTTGACAGTTCAAAATAGAAAGAGCACACTTTGGTGTGCTCTTTTTTTATGTCTGCTGTTGGTGACATTTGCCTGTTCAACGGAAAGTGCCGCGAACCGCCCGTCCCAGCAGACTGCCGCCACTGCTGTTGAACTTCCAGGCCAGATCCTGCAGCAGGGAACGCAGGTTGCGACGCTGGACTGGAATCCCTTCGAACACCAGTCGGACATCGGAGAGGACGGTGACGCTGTCTGCGTGGTAAGAGTGTCCCAGGGCGAACAGGTTTGTATCGATGTCGGATGCATCCACCACGTTGATCTTCTTGAATTTGGGGAAGACCGTCAGGTAGGAGCCCCCTTCTCCCAGCCTTTGATGCCAGAGCGAATTCACCACCCGGGAGGCTTTGAGGGCGAGGTCTTCCGAGGAAGAGTAGATGGTGAATCGGTCGGCGGTCTGCACGATGTGAGGGGCGATGGAATCTTTAAAGACCTGGGCGTCGATGTCGGGAGCGGTGAGGATGACCTCGTTAAACAGAGGTTTCTCCTGTCGCGCCAGTGTCAGCTTTTGAGAAATGTTTTTGAGTGCACGCGAGAGGACCCGGTTACCCATGCTGTGTGCGATGAGGTGAATCTTGCGTGCCCCGGATTCGCGGGCGATGGCTTCCACAAACAGGGTGACGTTTTCTTCGCACCATTGTGCGGTTCGTCCATCTTCCTTGTAGGCCCAGATCGAACCGCTGCTCTGCGAAGGCCAACTGTACATCAGCGGTGCCCCTTTGAATTTCAGATCGTAGGCGATCTGTGCGGTCCGCCGGGCTGCGTCTTCAAAAGAGTTGTTGAATCCATGGATGAAAATAAAGGCTTCTCCGCCGCGTTGCAGAACGCCTGAGGCGGTTTCTTTTGTTTCGACGGAATCCTCGATGGTCTTACGGAGTTCGGTCAGGAAATGCGAACCGGAGGCTGGCTCGACCGATTTCAGTACGACATGCTTATCCGGGTTTTCGCGGAACTCCAGTTTCCAGATGCTGGGGGATTCCAGTTCTCCGGGTTGATGGTTTTCAGGGATGCTGACATCACAGAAGCCGAGGGAGAGTGTGGACCGTTTCGTGCCGAAGAACTCTTTGGGTTTGGGGGAACCGGTGAGGTTGCGGTCGGTGCCATAGAAGACGCGGATGGTCTCGTGTTTTTCTTTCTCCTCACGCTCCGAGCCTGAGGTAGAGTCTGGCGCTGCTTCTTCAGGCATAGGAGATTCGTCCTGCGTCACGCGCGGGGCTTTATCTGCATCTGGTTCAGGCATGGAATCTTTGGCGCTGTCACAGCCTGTCAGCATCAAGCCGGCCAGGGCCAGCGACATCAGGAGATGGGGGGCTTTCATCGTGCATCCTTGCAGTTTGAAACAATCCAACCGGACGGTGGTAAAATGAATAGGGGAAAATACTTGATTCACGAGGATGGCTCAAGGTGAATCTCGGCCGGAACCAGCCTGGATCGTGTTCTGGAAAGACATGGGACCGGCTGCCTTAACGCTAAAATTTGCTTTGGGTTACGCTCTCTGGTATGCTGGAAAGTCAGCTTCAGTTGAGGAATCAAATCAGCGGAGGCTTAAATAGAAAATCAATACCCGGACAGACAGGACCGTACTGTGAACAGCGCTCTCAGGATCTTTTGTTGTCTCGTTGCTTTCTGTATTGGATCGATCGAATCCCTGCAGGCGAAAGAGGCGAAGCAGGCCAACCCCAACTTTGTCATTATTTTCGCCGACGATCTGGGCTATGGGGATCTGGAATGCTACGGGCATCCCAGGTTCAAAACGCCGCATATAAACCGGATGGCTGCGGAAGGGGCGCGGTTGACGCAGTTTAACGTTCCGGTCCCTTATTGTGCTCCTTCCCGTGCCACACTGTTGACGGGGCGTTACCCCTGGCGGCACGGCGTCTGGTTTAACCCGGCTCCGGATGGGAAGCAGTTCAATACGGGGGTGGGGATCGCGGACAGCGAAGTTCTTATCAGCGAGTTGCTGAAAGAGCAGGGGTACTCGACTTTGTGTGTCGGGAAATGGCACCTGGGCCACAATCCCCGGTTCTACCCTACGAGACACGGCTTCGATGATTACCTGGGGATTCTGTATTCCAACGACATGCGTCCCGTGAACCTGATCAAGGGGGAGCAGGTCATCGAGTATCCGGTCATACAAGCGAATTTAACGCAGCGCTATACCGAACGGGCCATTGAGTTCATCAAGGAAAATCAACAGAAGCCCTTCTTCCTGTATCTACCGCATGCGATGCCGCATAAGCCGCTGGCTGCCTCGGAAGCGTTCTACAAGAAAAGTGGAAACGGTCTGTATGGTGATGTGATAGCTGAGCTCGACTGGAGTGTGGGAGAGATTCTGAAAACTCTGAAGGACCTCAAGCTCGATGAAAATACGCTGGTGATCTTTGCCTCAGACAACGGGCCCTGGTTTGGTGGGAATACGGCTGGTCTCTCGGGAATGAAATCGACCAGTTGGGAAGGAGGGCTGCGTGTGCCGATGATCGCCCGCTGGCCTGGTAAGATTCCTCCGCGCCAGGTGATCGATACTGTCTGTGGTTCGATCGATGTGTTCCCGACGATCCTGAAGCAGGCGGGAATCAAGGTACCTGCTGACCGGGTGATTGACGGCAAGGATCTGTTTCCCGTGCTGACCGAGCAGGCGCCGACTCCGCATGAGGCGCTCTTCTCCATGAAGGGGAATTCCCTGTTTACGGTACGAAGTGGGCCCTGGAAGCTTCACCTAAAACCATCCCCCCGACAGTTGCTGGCGAACCAGGGGAAAGACTGGATTGACCCGCGCGGGCCCGATGGTGTGACGATCATTGCTCCTTATGAACAGGCCATGCCGGACCAGCCGCCCGGATTGCTCACGGGCGATCAGCCGGCACCGATGATGCTCTTCAATCTTGAAAAGGATCCCGCCGAGCAGCATAACGTGGCGAAGGACCATCCCGAAGTCGTGGCGCGTCTGCAGAAGCTGTATGAGGAGATGCAGACCCAGGTTCCCGATTCCATTCGGAATTTCGATCCGCGGGCCCGCAGTAAAAAATAATCTGCGAAGTAACGAAGGTCTGAT is a window from the Gimesia benthica genome containing:
- a CDS encoding sulfatase-like hydrolase/transferase, with the translated sequence MKRLSVNVCLICCVVLFALPVQAAEQKQDQRPNIIFILLDNVGKDWFRCYGSSENQTPTIDHLAYNGLRFRNCYVTPVCSTTRHMLLTGRYPFRSGWHTHHDPAIYGGGYFDWNREICFARILRDAGYNTCISGKWQINDLFDPAQKDALIEHGFQEYCIFPEGKKGHPAHKKRYWDPYVIQNGKRLDTQGKFGPDIFTDYLIEYMKTHRDKPFCAYYSTILTHIPVVHTPHNLGEDLTPREQFAGMLNYSDYLIGRLVKALDELGIRDNTILFIVPDNGTDNGTDQNAEQSLGGRINGRVSGEGIYSLKEQGINMPLIINCPKLVGRERVSDDLIDAADFLPTLADLADAPLPSGVTIDGRSFAPQILDQPREEPWRPWCLTQYYKQRVVRDQRFKLYSTGEFYDLSEDPLEQHDLSGTERVKTDRATGTSHAELQAVLDSLPENAKLPWEFRSISARKIRAEEARQKEAEKSGN
- a CDS encoding DUF309 domain-containing protein; amino-acid sequence: MVYPVAEVVRLLPSSRLPEYTFVPGKSLPHPYRDPKGHSYGNKPKPPKALTQENWMEHRNYLNAIDFFNLGYYWEAHDEWERLLRVCGPDSIPGRFLKGLVKLSAAGIKVREGSIHGVRRHAASAGEVFADVAAESNADHYCGLELTRLQFAADRAAQLKYPDDLTMGEPIRVFPFLLEPEPFPLG
- a CDS encoding alpha/beta hydrolase, which gives rise to MKAPHLLMSLALAGLMLTGCDSAKDSMPEPDADKAPRVTQDESPMPEEAAPDSTSGSEREEKEKHETIRVFYGTDRNLTGSPKPKEFFGTKRSTLSLGFCDVSIPENHQPGELESPSIWKLEFRENPDKHVVLKSVEPASGSHFLTELRKTIEDSVETKETASGVLQRGGEAFIFIHGFNNSFEDAARRTAQIAYDLKFKGAPLMYSWPSQSSGSIWAYKEDGRTAQWCEENVTLFVEAIARESGARKIHLIAHSMGNRVLSRALKNISQKLTLARQEKPLFNEVILTAPDIDAQVFKDSIAPHIVQTADRFTIYSSSEDLALKASRVVNSLWHQRLGEGGSYLTVFPKFKKINVVDASDIDTNLFALGHSYHADSVTVLSDVRLVFEGIPVQRRNLRSLLQDLAWKFNSSGGSLLGRAVRGTFR
- a CDS encoding sulfatase-like hydrolase/transferase; the encoded protein is MNSALRIFCCLVAFCIGSIESLQAKEAKQANPNFVIIFADDLGYGDLECYGHPRFKTPHINRMAAEGARLTQFNVPVPYCAPSRATLLTGRYPWRHGVWFNPAPDGKQFNTGVGIADSEVLISELLKEQGYSTLCVGKWHLGHNPRFYPTRHGFDDYLGILYSNDMRPVNLIKGEQVIEYPVIQANLTQRYTERAIEFIKENQQKPFFLYLPHAMPHKPLAASEAFYKKSGNGLYGDVIAELDWSVGEILKTLKDLKLDENTLVIFASDNGPWFGGNTAGLSGMKSTSWEGGLRVPMIARWPGKIPPRQVIDTVCGSIDVFPTILKQAGIKVPADRVIDGKDLFPVLTEQAPTPHEALFSMKGNSLFTVRSGPWKLHLKPSPRQLLANQGKDWIDPRGPDGVTIIAPYEQAMPDQPPGLLTGDQPAPMMLFNLEKDPAEQHNVAKDHPEVVARLQKLYEEMQTQVPDSIRNFDPRARSKK